In Archangium violaceum, the following are encoded in one genomic region:
- a CDS encoding nuclear transport factor 2 family protein — MSPTETQSPTPTPIRPPFTEESARMKVKAAENAWNSRDPERVALAYTEDSEWRNRTEFFRGREAIKAFLRRKWAKELDYKLMKELWAYTGNRISVRFEYEWRDADTGQWMRTHGNEHWEFDDSGLMRRRDMSANDYPIQESERRYR; from the coding sequence ATGTCCCCGACCGAGACGCAGTCCCCGACTCCGACCCCCATCCGACCCCCCTTCACCGAGGAGAGCGCGCGGATGAAGGTGAAGGCCGCCGAGAACGCCTGGAACTCGCGAGACCCGGAGCGGGTGGCGCTGGCGTACACGGAGGATTCGGAGTGGCGCAACCGCACCGAGTTCTTCCGAGGGCGCGAGGCCATCAAGGCCTTCCTGCGGCGCAAGTGGGCCAAGGAGCTGGACTACAAGCTGATGAAGGAGCTGTGGGCCTATACGGGCAACCGCATCTCCGTGCGCTTCGAGTACGAATGGCGTGACGCGGACACGGGGCAGTGGATGCGCACGCACGGCAACGAGCACTGGGAGTTCGATGACTCCGGGCTCATGCGCCGCCGCGACATGAGCGCCAATGACTACCCCATCCAGGAGTCCGAGCGCCGCTATCGCTGA
- a CDS encoding cytochrome c peroxidase codes for MLPVMALGFAVALGSSAPQQGPRPVTFEEMVGMPVAFEGRHMIPLPPKMPRRALRFESAPENRGPASTLPWVNLPGDTDGGKRTPWAVLLGEMLFHAPRMLGPLSVRMGVSCHSCHPHGATNPTVYTEHSYMVPGRIDLTVSYFSPTGDDGILNAHMVPTLRGIRFTAPYPLDGRTHSLREQVRNVIVGEFAVPEVPDHLMDALVAFLNQLDPLPNPKLGPRGRLAPGASEAAQRGQAAFFRPRAELDGDSCATCHPPELGFTDGKVHVLGSQRERYDTPTLLGLVHTPPYLHDARARTVPEVLVEVDKMLGLGLSEEERSDLTAYLQAVGDEVEPYEPDRRDRRVALSLAFVDLVLEGPYAQDPLVWRLTLETVMRELEDELKGTRSLEAFLAAARPAFTRPPNDADRRALRAARKALLDSVARSTRKAPASARTDPP; via the coding sequence ATGCTTCCGGTGATGGCGCTCGGGTTCGCCGTGGCCCTCGGTTCCTCGGCCCCCCAACAAGGGCCGAGGCCGGTGACGTTCGAGGAGATGGTGGGCATGCCGGTCGCCTTCGAGGGCCGGCACATGATTCCCCTGCCGCCGAAGATGCCCCGCCGGGCGCTGCGCTTCGAGTCCGCGCCGGAGAACCGCGGTCCGGCCAGCACGCTGCCCTGGGTGAACCTGCCCGGGGACACGGATGGCGGTAAGCGCACGCCCTGGGCGGTGCTGCTCGGCGAGATGCTCTTCCACGCGCCCCGGATGCTCGGACCGTTGAGCGTTCGGATGGGGGTGTCCTGCCACTCGTGCCACCCCCACGGCGCCACCAACCCCACCGTCTACACCGAGCACTCGTACATGGTGCCCGGGCGCATCGACCTCACCGTCTCCTATTTCTCCCCCACCGGGGACGACGGCATCCTCAATGCGCACATGGTGCCCACGCTGCGGGGCATCCGGTTCACCGCGCCCTACCCGCTCGACGGCCGCACGCACAGCCTGCGGGAGCAGGTGCGCAACGTCATCGTCGGCGAGTTCGCCGTGCCCGAGGTGCCCGACCACCTGATGGATGCGCTCGTCGCCTTCCTCAACCAGTTGGATCCGCTGCCCAACCCGAAGCTCGGCCCCCGGGGCCGGCTCGCACCCGGCGCGAGCGAGGCCGCCCAGCGAGGACAGGCCGCCTTCTTCCGCCCGCGCGCCGAGCTGGATGGGGACTCGTGCGCCACCTGCCACCCGCCGGAGCTCGGCTTCACCGATGGCAAGGTGCACGTGCTCGGCAGCCAGCGCGAGCGCTACGACACCCCGACACTCCTGGGGCTCGTCCACACCCCGCCGTATCTCCATGACGCACGGGCACGCACCGTGCCCGAGGTGCTCGTCGAGGTGGACAAGATGCTCGGCCTCGGGCTCTCCGAGGAGGAGCGGAGCGACCTCACCGCCTACCTGCAAGCCGTTGGCGACGAGGTGGAGCCCTACGAGCCCGACCGGCGCGATCGCCGGGTGGCCCTCTCCCTGGCCTTCGTCGACCTGGTGTTGGAGGGCCCCTACGCGCAGGACCCGCTCGTCTGGCGACTCACGCTGGAGACGGTGATGCGCGAGCTGGAGGACGAGCTGAAGGGGACACGGTCCCTCGAGGCCTTCCTCGCCGCGGCGCGTCCGGCCTTCACCCGTCCTCCCAACGACGCGGATCGCCGGGCCCTACGCGCGGCGCGCAAGGCCCTGCTGGACTCCGTCGCCCGCTCCACCCGCAAGGCCCCTGCCTCCGCGCGCACCGACCCGCCCTGA
- a CDS encoding PLP-dependent aminotransferase family protein yields MTAAVSISAPPAFPLAQRMSRMKASAVREILKVAERPDVLSFAGGLPAPELFPVEAIAQAHAEVFAQEGRAALQYSTTEGYGPLREWIASHLGERGLHVAADQVLITNGSQQGIDLVAKVMLDPGDVVLVENPSYLAALQTFSGYEVSFSVVGSDDDGMRVDELERFVTAGRKPKLIYLVPNFQNPKGTTLSLERRHALVRFAQRHRILILEDNPYGELRFRGEHLPSLASLDTEGVVVNLGTFSKTLAPGLRIGWAVGPREIIRALTVVKQSTDLHTATVAQRATARLLSRFDYNAHLDQLRAVYGERCLAMIGSLERHMPAGTRWTQPDGGMFIWVELPRGMSADTLFPLALEKRVAFVPGSPFFASEPRTEFMRLNYSNRPPELLEEGMRRLGAVIASQQ; encoded by the coding sequence ATGACCGCGGCTGTCAGCATTTCCGCCCCCCCGGCGTTCCCGCTCGCTCAGCGCATGTCGCGGATGAAGGCGTCCGCCGTGCGGGAGATCCTCAAGGTGGCCGAGCGTCCCGACGTGCTCTCGTTCGCTGGCGGCCTGCCGGCGCCCGAGCTGTTCCCCGTGGAGGCGATCGCCCAGGCGCACGCCGAGGTCTTCGCCCAGGAGGGCCGCGCCGCGCTCCAGTACAGCACCACCGAGGGCTACGGGCCGCTGCGCGAGTGGATCGCCTCGCACCTGGGCGAGCGGGGCCTGCACGTGGCGGCGGACCAGGTGCTCATCACCAACGGCTCGCAGCAGGGCATCGACCTGGTGGCCAAGGTGATGCTGGACCCCGGGGACGTGGTGCTGGTGGAGAACCCCAGCTACCTCGCCGCGCTGCAGACCTTCAGCGGATACGAGGTCTCCTTCAGCGTCGTGGGCAGCGATGACGACGGCATGCGCGTGGACGAGCTGGAGCGGTTCGTCACCGCGGGCCGCAAGCCCAAGCTCATCTACCTGGTGCCCAACTTCCAGAACCCGAAGGGCACCACGCTGTCGCTGGAGCGCCGGCACGCGCTCGTGCGCTTCGCCCAGCGCCACCGCATCCTCATCCTGGAGGACAACCCGTACGGCGAGCTGCGCTTCCGGGGCGAGCACCTGCCGTCGCTGGCCTCGCTCGACACCGAGGGCGTGGTCGTCAACCTGGGGACGTTCTCCAAGACGCTGGCCCCCGGACTGCGCATCGGCTGGGCGGTGGGCCCTCGAGAGATCATCCGCGCCCTCACCGTCGTCAAGCAGTCCACGGACCTGCACACCGCCACCGTCGCGCAGCGGGCCACGGCGCGGCTCCTGTCGCGCTTCGACTACAACGCCCACCTGGACCAGCTGCGCGCCGTCTACGGGGAGCGCTGCCTGGCGATGATCGGCTCGCTGGAGCGGCACATGCCCGCGGGCACCCGGTGGACCCAGCCGGACGGCGGCATGTTCATCTGGGTGGAGCTGCCGCGCGGCATGAGCGCGGACACCCTCTTCCCCCTGGCGCTCGAGAAGCGCGTGGCCTTCGTGCCCGGCTCTCCCTTCTTCGCCTCCGAGCCCCGCACCGAGTTCATGCGCCTGAACTACTCCAACCGCCCGCCCGAGCTGCTCGAGGAAGGCATGCGCCGGCTCGGCGCGGTCATCGCCTCACAGCAGTAA
- a CDS encoding MG2 domain-containing protein, which yields MDIRLKRRVVLGCAAGLFVGLVGWATSDVCVSAWLFQGVKVPHCPDGRLRQTPSLRVEGLARESTGFVYVSAQAHGVTTRDWERLEAPVRRLDASLFLVDAQGKESPLPPEDGWKKQGSSFTLRAQVKLPALPDGDYRLRARVSSPLGTDTVEAPLALYAPARVHVLSDRPLYEPGHQVRFRAVVLRAKDLAPIDGRPGTWFVTDPSGEVVLEQRAPAGPWGVVAGDFPLDSGAPTGRWTVRWTSGDASAETSFQVKPFTLPRFRVEATSTRPFWRAGESPIVEGQVVYSSGAPVPDAAVEVKWNASGGWPPPTEWLDEKARDGLPRKARTDASGHFRLALPRVPYDLRGQFTLSAWLSATDPAGDQVQSGTSVLLSEDSLSVSAVTELEDGLVEGYSNRVYLRATSADGRLLPGAELTVKRAWDPRDEGVRAVTDEDGVAAFQLDPGPPVNVVIPAMPVRRVPPPPPVGLSSVRDLLSEDGEAGLEDQLALERWLGSLRPCARFVSAEEGSASVTLGVRVSSGGTVTDVATEDTPLATCLALAVRTRTLPPGRERMLALSLDVSDPGLPELSIEVDYVSGEYSEWLQQVLHATLLDARACLPETLSLSASLPATLTWRTHKGRREVEVGWASLPQARGMLSAEHLSCIQSRFSRLVLGEEVETENAMGVVRLTAQPGGHGESGGASQETTLLGYELRVSATAGKEDLGATKLVLRPARLPPTRLRATPVLARGGEEVRIELLRGPDFNGELPKKLYLQAGEERLEAEVEKPGPVARFRLPGGFEGWAEASWEGAVARVYVAPRAKLSLEVAPDKAAYAPGELAHIQVNTRVDGQAGPAAVGLFGVDESLSQLASLPGTGALDGMRPAPTLASPAFDVLDGTALAMGRIRGANAAAATLLRVSGVPQRNGGEKPISVEARGSFMPDVELTEPFYRVLAELTVQVRAWEESAPPGETLSAAGMTKLWDRALEACEKRGEAVTDAYGRTLKLSRLPPELLALTDPRAVVVSGTRLPEDVENWGAWVARESP from the coding sequence ATGGACATCCGTTTGAAACGCCGGGTCGTGCTCGGCTGCGCCGCGGGACTCTTCGTGGGTCTCGTGGGGTGGGCCACCTCGGACGTGTGCGTCTCCGCCTGGTTGTTCCAGGGTGTGAAGGTGCCTCACTGCCCGGACGGGCGCCTCCGGCAGACGCCGAGCCTGCGCGTCGAGGGGCTCGCCCGCGAGAGCACGGGCTTCGTCTATGTCTCGGCCCAGGCGCATGGTGTCACCACGCGTGACTGGGAGCGGCTGGAGGCCCCGGTGCGGCGCCTGGATGCCTCGCTCTTCCTCGTGGATGCCCAGGGCAAGGAGTCTCCACTCCCGCCCGAGGACGGCTGGAAGAAGCAGGGCTCCAGCTTCACGCTGCGCGCCCAGGTGAAGCTGCCCGCGCTGCCGGATGGGGACTACCGGCTGCGCGCTCGCGTCAGCTCACCACTCGGCACCGACACCGTGGAGGCCCCGCTGGCCCTCTACGCCCCCGCCCGTGTCCACGTCCTCTCCGATCGGCCCCTCTACGAGCCCGGCCACCAGGTGCGCTTCCGCGCCGTGGTGCTGCGCGCGAAGGACCTCGCGCCCATCGACGGGCGCCCGGGCACGTGGTTCGTCACCGACCCCTCCGGCGAGGTGGTGCTGGAGCAGCGCGCACCCGCGGGCCCCTGGGGCGTGGTGGCCGGGGACTTCCCACTCGACAGCGGCGCGCCCACGGGCAGGTGGACGGTGCGCTGGACGAGCGGTGATGCCTCCGCCGAGACCTCCTTCCAGGTGAAGCCCTTCACCCTGCCTCGCTTCCGGGTGGAGGCCACCAGCACCCGGCCCTTCTGGCGCGCGGGCGAGTCGCCCATCGTCGAGGGCCAGGTCGTCTACAGCTCGGGCGCGCCGGTGCCGGACGCGGCCGTGGAGGTGAAGTGGAATGCCTCGGGCGGGTGGCCCCCGCCCACCGAGTGGCTCGACGAGAAGGCCAGGGACGGGCTGCCCCGGAAGGCACGCACGGACGCCTCGGGTCACTTCCGCCTCGCCCTGCCGCGCGTGCCCTATGACCTGCGCGGCCAGTTCACCCTCTCCGCCTGGCTGTCCGCCACGGACCCCGCGGGAGACCAGGTGCAGAGTGGGACCTCGGTGCTGCTCTCCGAGGACTCGCTCTCCGTGTCGGCCGTCACGGAGCTGGAGGATGGTCTGGTGGAGGGCTACAGCAACCGCGTCTACCTGCGCGCCACCAGCGCAGATGGCCGGCTGCTGCCCGGCGCGGAGCTCACCGTGAAGCGCGCATGGGACCCGCGGGACGAGGGCGTGCGCGCGGTGACGGACGAGGATGGCGTGGCCGCCTTCCAGCTCGACCCGGGTCCGCCCGTCAACGTCGTCATCCCCGCCATGCCGGTGCGCCGCGTGCCTCCGCCTCCCCCAGTGGGGCTGAGCTCGGTGAGGGACCTCCTCTCGGAGGACGGTGAGGCCGGGCTCGAGGATCAGCTCGCCCTGGAGCGGTGGTTGGGCTCCCTGCGCCCCTGCGCGCGCTTCGTGTCGGCCGAGGAGGGCTCCGCCTCGGTGACGTTGGGCGTGCGCGTGAGCTCGGGCGGGACGGTGACGGACGTGGCGACGGAGGATACGCCGCTGGCCACCTGCCTTGCCCTGGCGGTGCGCACGCGCACGCTGCCGCCCGGCCGCGAGCGGATGCTGGCGCTCTCCCTGGATGTGAGCGACCCCGGCCTGCCCGAGCTCTCCATCGAGGTGGACTACGTCTCCGGTGAGTACTCCGAGTGGTTGCAGCAGGTGCTGCACGCCACCCTGTTGGATGCGCGGGCGTGCCTGCCCGAGACGCTGTCCCTGTCCGCCTCGTTGCCGGCCACACTCACCTGGCGCACGCACAAGGGACGGCGCGAGGTGGAGGTGGGCTGGGCCTCCCTGCCGCAGGCGCGGGGCATGCTGTCCGCCGAGCATCTGTCCTGCATCCAGTCGCGCTTCTCGCGGCTGGTGTTGGGCGAAGAGGTGGAGACGGAGAACGCCATGGGCGTGGTGCGTCTCACCGCCCAGCCCGGAGGTCATGGCGAGTCGGGTGGTGCGTCCCAGGAGACGACGCTGCTCGGTTACGAGCTGCGGGTGAGCGCGACGGCGGGGAAGGAGGACCTGGGCGCGACGAAGCTGGTGCTGCGTCCGGCCCGGCTGCCTCCCACGCGCCTGCGCGCCACGCCGGTGCTGGCGCGCGGGGGCGAGGAGGTGCGCATCGAGCTGCTGCGCGGCCCGGACTTCAATGGCGAGCTGCCGAAGAAGCTCTACCTGCAAGCGGGGGAGGAGCGGCTGGAGGCCGAGGTGGAGAAGCCGGGCCCGGTGGCGCGCTTCCGTCTGCCCGGTGGCTTCGAGGGTTGGGCCGAGGCCTCCTGGGAGGGCGCGGTGGCGCGGGTGTACGTGGCGCCGCGCGCGAAGCTCTCGCTGGAGGTGGCGCCGGACAAGGCGGCCTATGCGCCCGGCGAGCTGGCCCACATCCAGGTGAATACGCGCGTGGATGGACAGGCGGGTCCGGCGGCGGTGGGCCTCTTCGGCGTGGACGAGAGCCTGTCGCAGCTCGCGTCCCTGCCGGGCACGGGCGCGCTCGATGGGATGCGCCCGGCGCCCACGCTGGCGTCGCCGGCCTTCGACGTGCTCGACGGGACGGCGCTCGCCATGGGGCGCATCCGTGGTGCCAACGCGGCCGCCGCCACCCTGCTGCGCGTGTCGGGCGTGCCCCAGCGCAACGGTGGAGAGAAGCCCATCTCGGTGGAGGCGCGGGGGAGCTTCATGCCGGACGTGGAGCTGACCGAGCCCTTCTACCGGGTGCTCGCGGAGCTGACGGTGCAGGTGCGTGCCTGGGAGGAGTCGGCCCCCCCGGGCGAGACGCTCTCCGCCGCGGGGATGACGAAGCTGTGGGACCGGGCGCTCGAGGCCTGTGAGAAGCGCGGCGAGGCGGTGACGGACGCCTACGGCCGCACGTTGAAGCTGTCGCGGCTGCCACCGGAGCTGCTCGCCCTCACCGACCCGCGGGCGGTGGTGGTGAGTGGGACGCGGTTGCCCGAGGACGTCGAGAACTGGGGCGCGTGGGTCGCCCGGGAGTCGCCATGA
- a CDS encoding alpha-2-macroglobulin family protein: MKRYYIIVGGLCLMAGFGLNTCLGNVRRMFGSSAEALASPEPPEMVLQQKSLSTFGAAEADAEGMAMAAPAMEDSLEERPLEQKRREIIQIVKGGGSGRGGAAKPVMAAGAPPPPPPPAPPGEEAPATPGRAWFPETFLFEPLVVTDASGSASVPVKVPDRLTNWRVLALAHSRSGAQAGAVSTFAGTLPTYVDPVLPPFLRAGDVVRVPVQVVNTTGTPVTRSLKVEAQGAALEGGSRTVTVPAAGSVVEYVTMRAAQPGPVTVRASLGGTDSVTRTFDVWPTGRPVMETRGGTLAAPRSLELVGPADAVAGSERVRLLVYPGALGVLRSELSAALGRGGVAEDSYALLLAGRAPELLKSLGETADAEVLARMSALAGQRVLRAGRAPDVATATLLAEAALAHPDNPVLARLGERLSSQVTSAQRPDGTCQGADGWTLQRLLVATADCARTVRAGAGSDEGRRRASAFGARVAGAFERYVARVQDGYTAAAILASGGVSGSVRDALRKQVRESIQKRPDGSAFLPVGPGVVRADGLVPSVAEATALAVLALADDKEAPLADLGTSLLADYRPESGWGDGRANLVGLQAALALFKEPLPAQVRVVLERDGKVVTEGTLDAKALREVLALEGEVPGSAGTHTWAVRAEPAVPGLGFSLTLGAYVPWRASEKSSGLELAVKGPAEVKVGMPAELTVQAASPSGMALTLRQGLPAGVQVDRASLDALVSAGKVTSYEVEDGAVSLTLPPRGAAEPFSAHFRVIPTLAGSLQAGASSLSPVNRPELVFHVPPATWAVR, translated from the coding sequence ATGAAGCGCTACTACATCATCGTGGGTGGGCTGTGCCTCATGGCGGGGTTCGGGCTGAACACGTGCCTGGGCAATGTGCGCCGCATGTTCGGCTCTTCCGCCGAAGCGCTGGCCTCCCCGGAGCCGCCGGAGATGGTTTTGCAGCAGAAGAGCCTCAGTACCTTCGGCGCGGCGGAAGCGGACGCGGAGGGGATGGCGATGGCGGCGCCAGCGATGGAGGATTCTCTCGAGGAGCGGCCCCTCGAGCAGAAGAGGCGGGAGATCATCCAGATCGTCAAAGGTGGTGGCTCGGGACGGGGAGGGGCGGCGAAGCCGGTGATGGCGGCCGGGGCACCTCCGCCGCCCCCGCCGCCCGCGCCTCCCGGCGAGGAAGCGCCGGCCACACCGGGGCGGGCCTGGTTCCCCGAGACGTTCCTCTTCGAGCCGCTGGTTGTGACGGACGCGTCGGGCTCGGCCTCGGTGCCGGTGAAGGTGCCGGACCGGCTGACGAACTGGCGGGTGCTGGCGCTGGCGCACTCGCGCTCGGGAGCGCAGGCCGGAGCGGTGAGCACCTTCGCGGGCACGCTGCCCACCTACGTGGACCCGGTGCTGCCGCCCTTCCTGCGCGCCGGGGACGTGGTGCGCGTGCCGGTGCAGGTGGTGAACACCACGGGGACGCCGGTGACGCGCTCGCTGAAGGTGGAGGCCCAGGGCGCGGCCTTGGAGGGCGGCTCGCGCACGGTGACGGTCCCGGCGGCGGGCAGCGTGGTGGAGTACGTGACGATGCGCGCGGCGCAGCCGGGGCCGGTGACGGTGCGGGCCTCGCTGGGTGGAACGGACTCGGTGACGCGCACCTTCGACGTGTGGCCCACGGGCCGGCCGGTGATGGAGACACGTGGAGGTACGCTGGCCGCTCCCCGCTCGCTGGAGCTGGTGGGCCCCGCCGACGCGGTGGCGGGCAGCGAGCGGGTGCGGCTGCTCGTCTACCCGGGCGCCCTGGGCGTGCTGCGCTCGGAGCTGTCCGCGGCCCTGGGGCGCGGAGGCGTGGCCGAGGACTCCTATGCGCTGTTGCTCGCCGGCCGTGCGCCGGAGCTGCTGAAGTCACTGGGCGAGACGGCGGACGCGGAGGTGCTCGCGCGCATGTCGGCCCTCGCCGGGCAGCGCGTGCTGCGAGCGGGCCGCGCGCCGGACGTGGCCACCGCGACGCTGCTGGCCGAGGCGGCGCTGGCGCACCCCGACAACCCCGTGCTGGCCCGCCTGGGCGAGCGCCTGTCCTCGCAGGTGACCTCGGCCCAGCGGCCCGATGGGACGTGCCAGGGCGCGGATGGCTGGACGTTGCAGCGGCTGCTGGTGGCCACCGCGGACTGCGCCCGGACGGTGCGGGCCGGGGCGGGCTCGGACGAGGGACGCCGCCGGGCCTCGGCCTTCGGTGCGCGCGTCGCGGGTGCCTTCGAGCGCTACGTGGCGCGGGTGCAGGACGGCTACACGGCGGCGGCGATCCTCGCCAGCGGCGGAGTGAGCGGTTCGGTGCGGGACGCGCTGCGCAAGCAGGTCCGCGAGTCCATCCAGAAGCGTCCGGATGGCTCCGCCTTCCTGCCGGTGGGCCCCGGCGTGGTGCGCGCGGACGGGCTCGTTCCCTCGGTGGCCGAGGCCACCGCGCTCGCGGTGCTGGCGCTCGCGGACGACAAGGAGGCGCCGCTGGCGGACCTGGGCACCTCGCTGCTCGCGGACTACCGGCCCGAGTCTGGCTGGGGTGACGGGCGAGCCAACCTCGTGGGCCTCCAGGCGGCGCTGGCGCTCTTCAAGGAGCCGCTGCCGGCCCAGGTGCGCGTGGTGTTGGAGCGGGACGGCAAGGTGGTGACGGAGGGGACGCTCGACGCGAAGGCGCTGCGCGAGGTGCTCGCGCTGGAGGGCGAGGTGCCCGGCTCGGCGGGGACGCACACCTGGGCGGTGCGCGCGGAGCCGGCGGTGCCGGGGCTGGGTTTCTCCCTCACGCTGGGGGCCTACGTGCCGTGGCGCGCGAGCGAGAAGAGCAGCGGCCTGGAGCTCGCCGTGAAGGGTCCGGCCGAGGTGAAGGTGGGCATGCCGGCGGAGCTGACGGTGCAGGCGGCGTCGCCCTCGGGCATGGCGCTCACGCTGCGCCAGGGGCTGCCCGCGGGCGTGCAGGTGGACCGGGCGAGCCTCGATGCGCTGGTGAGCGCGGGCAAGGTGACGTCCTACGAGGTGGAGGATGGGGCGGTGAGCCTCACCCTGCCACCGCGAGGCGCCGCCGAGCCCTTCAGCGCCCACTTCCGGGTGATTCCCACGCTCGCGGGCTCGTTGCAGGCGGGCGCGTCGAGTCTCTCGCCCGTGAACCGGCCGGAGCTCGTGTTCCACGTACCTCCGGCCACCTGGGCCGTTCGCTGA
- a CDS encoding YXWGXW repeat-containing protein: MTRRWWMCVVVALAAPVVQAQTAPVAATQEFNSAGDVEDASPIAPSPPPALPAESPSAPPFDDAVWASGHWFWDGGEWRFNPGTWIAQMPGYQFVNGYWQQEGSIWRWVSGGWARPGSLQVEFPIAVTREELSATQAPPQLRAETPPPPPAPNLTWAPGYWYWSGANWVWVEGSWVEPPRPGLAYVSPKWIRRGPTWVFASGGWAVPGSFHVSVPLYRHSGIAVRWGHPNYFLHSWDRYRVVRHDYWHRRGPGRWNDGRWNDGRWHDGRRYDGPRYDGPRHHDAGPVRHHRGGRHH; the protein is encoded by the coding sequence ATGACTCGTCGATGGTGGATGTGTGTCGTGGTCGCGCTGGCGGCTCCAGTTGTTCAAGCTCAGACCGCTCCGGTCGCCGCCACCCAGGAATTCAACAGCGCCGGTGACGTGGAGGATGCATCGCCCATTGCGCCTTCCCCGCCTCCGGCGCTGCCGGCCGAGTCGCCTTCGGCGCCTCCCTTCGATGACGCGGTATGGGCTTCCGGTCATTGGTTCTGGGATGGCGGTGAGTGGCGCTTCAACCCGGGGACGTGGATCGCCCAGATGCCGGGCTACCAGTTCGTCAATGGCTACTGGCAGCAGGAGGGAAGCATCTGGCGTTGGGTGTCGGGTGGCTGGGCGCGACCCGGCTCACTGCAGGTGGAGTTCCCCATCGCGGTGACCCGCGAGGAGCTCTCCGCGACCCAGGCGCCTCCCCAGCTCCGGGCGGAGACACCGCCGCCGCCTCCCGCTCCGAACCTCACGTGGGCCCCGGGCTATTGGTACTGGTCCGGCGCCAACTGGGTCTGGGTGGAGGGCTCCTGGGTCGAGCCGCCCCGGCCCGGCCTGGCCTATGTCTCGCCGAAGTGGATCCGCCGGGGTCCCACCTGGGTCTTCGCGAGCGGGGGTTGGGCCGTCCCGGGCTCGTTCCACGTCTCCGTTCCCCTCTACCGCCACTCGGGAATCGCCGTGCGCTGGGGACACCCCAACTACTTCCTCCACTCCTGGGACCGCTACCGCGTGGTGCGTCACGACTACTGGCACCGGCGAGGGCCCGGCCGCTGGAATGACGGCCGCTGGAATGACGGTCGCTGGCATGACGGCCGCAGGTACGACGGCCCCAGGTACGACGGACCTCGTCACCATGACGCGGGCCCCGTCCGTCACCACCGGGGTGGCCGTCACCACTGA
- a CDS encoding Lrp/AsnC family transcriptional regulator, translating into MDELDYRIVDVLQRDGRATQLEISRTVGLSQPAVAERIRKLEERGVITGYSARVDAAKLGKDITAFIGVSIEHPKYFEGFAKKVLALPEVLEAHRVAGQDSYILKVRTANTKTLDTLLVETLRTISGVTRTHTTIVLSSIKEETYVHVSEEELKGA; encoded by the coding sequence ATGGACGAACTCGACTACCGCATCGTCGATGTGCTGCAGCGCGACGGTCGCGCCACCCAGCTGGAGATCTCCCGCACGGTGGGGCTGTCGCAGCCGGCGGTGGCCGAGCGCATCCGCAAGCTCGAGGAGCGAGGGGTCATCACCGGCTACTCGGCGCGCGTGGACGCGGCGAAGCTGGGCAAGGACATCACCGCCTTCATCGGCGTGAGCATCGAGCACCCGAAGTACTTCGAGGGGTTCGCCAAGAAGGTGCTCGCCCTGCCCGAGGTGCTCGAGGCCCACCGCGTCGCCGGTCAGGACTCGTACATCCTCAAGGTGAGGACGGCGAACACCAAGACGCTCGACACCCTGCTCGTGGAGACGCTGCGCACCATTTCCGGCGTCACCCGGACTCACACCACCATCGTCCTCTCCTCCATCAAGGAGGAAACGTACGTCCACGTCTCTGAAGAAGAGCTGAAAGGAGCCTGA